In Lycium barbarum isolate Lr01 chromosome 9, ASM1917538v2, whole genome shotgun sequence, the DNA window ttaaaataatatagataaataAAGATATATGATATGCAACCTTCTATATAAGTTCTTGCAAGTTTTCAAATGGGAACACTTAAGCCTTAGGCTTTTCTGTTTGTGACTAGTCAAATAATGGGACAATTGGTTGGCATTAGTTGGTCACCCACACAACTAAATACTTTGTCAAATCTACCTAATTCCCATGTAAATTGTGACAAAAGTACGAAATAATGTCATTCTCTGAATTTACGTTACTACTTGTTTATCGGTCACCAATTTTTAAAACATCTTCTTTGACTCTCCCTACTCCATTTTCCTATATAAACAAACACAACTTTTCTTCTTGTAACAACACATTTTGTAATCAAACTTACTTCAATCAGGAAAAAAAATCCACTTCATATCTAATGGCAATTCAAAGGAGCAGAATGGGTATTTTCGCGATTGTGTCTACGATGTTCTTGGCAGGAGTTGTTGCACAATCGAGCAATGACTGCACGAATGTGTTGATCAGTATGTCACCTTGCTTGAACTATATTACTGGAAATTCCTCTACTCCATCTTCAGGTTGTTGCACTCAACTAGGCACTGTGGTTAAGAACAATCCAAAATGTTTGTGCCAGGTCCTCAATGGTGGTGGCTCTAATTTGGGGCTAACTATTAACCAGACTCAGGCTTTGGCTCTTCCTACTGTTTGTAAAGTTCAGACTCCACCTCTTAGCCAATGCAATGGTAAGTAGCAAAATTCATTCCAAAACTAAAGAATATTACTCATTTATGAATTTATAATACTATTAAGAAATGGACTTTGTGCCTAAACCCTAAAGCTAGTTCATAAGGTAAGAATTTTC includes these proteins:
- the LOC132609989 gene encoding non-specific lipid transfer protein GPI-anchored 5-like, whose translation is MAIQRSRMGIFAIVSTMFLAGVVAQSSNDCTNVLISMSPCLNYITGNSSTPSSGCCTQLGTVVKNNPKCLCQVLNGGGSNLGLTINQTQALALPTVCKVQTPPLSQCNAGSPNSSPTGTADSPTTDASGRGSNAVPSSQDGSNDADSIKMAAPLFFFILFIASYALTFNMA